The proteins below are encoded in one region of Ricinus communis isolate WT05 ecotype wild-type chromosome 6, ASM1957865v1, whole genome shotgun sequence:
- the LOC8279054 gene encoding uncharacterized protein LOC8279054 isoform X2, with amino-acid sequence MCRASQVVELFPAVSPEIVVREARVEDCWEVAETHCSSFFPNYSFPLDFALRINRLAGMLSGFSVPHGCQRTCLVAVIGGSGDDTFCFGGENLKIGDFDGRFSLNRGYVAGILTLDTVADFLPRKGPLKLRRTGIAYISNVAVREKYRRKGIAKRLIAKAEAQAKSWGCRAIALHCDLNNPGATKLYKGQGFKCIKVPEGANWPQPRTSPDTKFSFMMKLLRNPTTTENI; translated from the exons ATGTGCAGAGCGAGTCAAGTGGTTGAATTATTCCCTGCTGTGTCTCCAGAAATTGTTGTGAGGGAGGCAAGAGTAGAAGATTGTTGGGAAGTGGCTGAGACTCACTGCAGCTCCTTTTTCCCTAACTACTCCTTCCCTCTAGATTTTGCACTGAGGATTAACAGGCTGGCGGGAATGTTATCAGGTTTCTCTGTACCACATGGATGCCAGAGAACTTGTTTGGTTGCTGTCATTGGTGGTTCAGGTGATGATACTTTCTGCTTTGGAGGTGAAAATCTCAAAATTGGAGATTTTGATGGGAGATTCAGTCTCAATAGAGGATATGTGGCTGGGATATTGACTTTGGATACAGTGGCTGATTTTCTTCCAAGAAAAGGTCCGCTTAAGCTGAGAAG GACTGGAATTGCATACATATCAAATGTCGCAGTTCGGGAGAAATACCGTCGGAAGGGCATAGCAAAGAGACTTATAGCAAAGGCAGAGGCTCAAGCCAAGAGCTGGGGCTGTCGTGCCATTGCTTTGCATTGTGATCTGAACAATCCCGGGGCTACAAAACTGTACAAAGGTCAGGGTTTCAAATGTATCAAGGTACCAGAAGGAGCAAACTGGCCCCAACCCAGGACCTCTCCAGATACCAAATTTAGCTTCATGATGAAGCTCCTGAGAAACCCAACAACTACTGAGAATATTTAG
- the LOC8279054 gene encoding uncharacterized protein LOC8279054 isoform X1, which yields MRSIPSGIAVFPASITNNFKKNHQSFFTSPRVSHDSSFSPLSISGMCRASQVVELFPAVSPEIVVREARVEDCWEVAETHCSSFFPNYSFPLDFALRINRLAGMLSGFSVPHGCQRTCLVAVIGGSGDDTFCFGGENLKIGDFDGRFSLNRGYVAGILTLDTVADFLPRKGPLKLRRTGIAYISNVAVREKYRRKGIAKRLIAKAEAQAKSWGCRAIALHCDLNNPGATKLYKGQGFKCIKVPEGANWPQPRTSPDTKFSFMMKLLRNPTTTENI from the exons ATGCGGTCCATACCGTCGGGAATTGCAGTATTCCCAGCCTCCATAACCAACAATTTCAAGAAAAACCATCAATCTTTCTTTACCTCTCCTAGGGTTTCTCACGATTCTTCTTTCTCTCCTCTCTCCATATCAG GAATGTGCAGAGCGAGTCAAGTGGTTGAATTATTCCCTGCTGTGTCTCCAGAAATTGTTGTGAGGGAGGCAAGAGTAGAAGATTGTTGGGAAGTGGCTGAGACTCACTGCAGCTCCTTTTTCCCTAACTACTCCTTCCCTCTAGATTTTGCACTGAGGATTAACAGGCTGGCGGGAATGTTATCAGGTTTCTCTGTACCACATGGATGCCAGAGAACTTGTTTGGTTGCTGTCATTGGTGGTTCAGGTGATGATACTTTCTGCTTTGGAGGTGAAAATCTCAAAATTGGAGATTTTGATGGGAGATTCAGTCTCAATAGAGGATATGTGGCTGGGATATTGACTTTGGATACAGTGGCTGATTTTCTTCCAAGAAAAGGTCCGCTTAAGCTGAGAAG GACTGGAATTGCATACATATCAAATGTCGCAGTTCGGGAGAAATACCGTCGGAAGGGCATAGCAAAGAGACTTATAGCAAAGGCAGAGGCTCAAGCCAAGAGCTGGGGCTGTCGTGCCATTGCTTTGCATTGTGATCTGAACAATCCCGGGGCTACAAAACTGTACAAAGGTCAGGGTTTCAAATGTATCAAGGTACCAGAAGGAGCAAACTGGCCCCAACCCAGGACCTCTCCAGATACCAAATTTAGCTTCATGATGAAGCTCCTGAGAAACCCAACAACTACTGAGAATATTTAG
- the LOC8279055 gene encoding endoplasmic reticulum metallopeptidase 1 isoform X2, whose amino-acid sequence MLELARGISQWAHGFKNGIIFLFNTGEEEGLNGAHSFITQHPWSTTIRMAVDLEAMGIGGKSGIFQAGPDPWVIENYATAAKYPSGNVLAQDLFASGVIKSATDFQVYKEVAGLSGLDFAYTDNSGVYHTKNDKLELLKPGSLQHLGENMLAFLLQIGPASHLPKDKRTVEEGKSSRDTAVFFDILGTYMIVYNQRFASMLQNSVIMQSLLIWAASLLMGGYSAAISLGLSCLSAILTLVFSISFSVFVAFILPQVSSSPVPYVANPWLVVGLFGAPALIGAMTGQHFGYFILRMYLSSVYSKRKQLSSVIQADVVKLETERWLFKSGFLQWLVLLILGNYYRIVSSYMALFWLVPPAFAYGLLEATLTPARLPRPLKLATLLMGLAVPIVISAGTFIRLAGTLIGIVVRFDRNPGGTPEWLGNVIISVFVAVVICFTLSYIISYVHLSDAKRSIILATSVLFGLSFIFILSGILPPFTGDAARAVNVVHVVDTTGSYGNKQDPSSYVSLFSATPGKLTKEAEEIDEGLSCGRDKVVDFVTFSVEYGCWTYEDPKTKGGWGDADVPTLQVNSDTKEDKRMTLVSIDTKASMRWSLAINTDEIEDFILTGNSEELVPSGNKSSIDGWHIIQFSGGKEAPRNFELTLLWAKKGKKFTHSVDGQTMKDKRPLLKLRTDVDRITPKAESILKKLPQWCSQFGKSTSPYNLAFLSSVPVDF is encoded by the exons ATGTTGGAACTTGCTAGAGGAATTTCTCAGTGGGCTCATGGATTCAAGAATGgcatcatatttttatttaacacCGGGGAGGAGGAAGGTCTAAATGGTGCTCATAGCTTTATAACTCAG CATCCTTGGAGTACAACTATTCGCATGGCTGTTGATTTGGAGGCCATGGGAATTGGAGGGAAGTCTGGCATTTTTCAG GCTGGTCCTGATCCATGGGTTATTGAGAATTATGCAACAGCAGCAAAATATCCATCCGGAAATGTCTTAGCACAG GATCTATTTGCATCTGGAGTGATTAAATCTGCCACAGATTTCCAAGTATACAAAGAGGTTGCTGGTCTTTCAGGGCTTGACTTTGCTTACACAGATAATAGTGGTGTATATCACACTAAg AATGACAAATTAGAGCTCCTCAAACCTGGATCTCTTCAGCATCTTGGAGAGAACATGCTTGCCTTTTTGCTTCAGATTGGTCCGGCATCTCATCTTCCAAAAGACAAGAGAACCGTGGAAGAGGGCAAAAGCAGCCGTGACACTGCTGtattttttgacattttg GGGACATATATGATTGTATATAATCAACGTTTTGCAAGCATGCTTCAGAATTCAGTGATAATGCAGTCACTTCTAATATGGGCGGCATCACTGCTTATGGGTGGTTATTCAGCTGCCATTTCATTGGGCTTGTCATGCCTCAGTGCCATCCTCACATTGGTATTTTCAATAAGTTTCTCTGTTTTTGTGGCCTTCATTCTACCCCAAGTATCTTCATCACCAGTGCCCTATGTTGCGAACCCTTGGTTAGTTGTTGGGTTATTTGGTGCACCTGCGCTTATTGGGGCAATGACTGGCCAAcattttggttattttattcttcGAATGTATTTATCGAGTGTATACTCCAAGAGAAAGCAGCTTTCATCTGTTATCCAAGCTGATGTGGTCAAGCTTGAGACTGAAAGATGGCTGTTTAAATCTGGTTTTCTTCAATGGCTTGTCCTTCTGATATTGGGAAATTATTACAGAATTGTATCATCTTATATGGCACTTTTTTGGCTAGTTCCACCTGCATTTGCAT ATGGCTTGCTTGAAGCAACTCTAACCCCAGCACGGTTGCCAAGGCCTCTCAAACTTGCAACCCTACTGATGGGCTTGGCTGTACCAATTGTAATTTCTGCAGGAACTTTTATTCGCCTGGCTGGCACTCTAATAGGGATTGTGGTTCGATTTGATAG GAACCCCGGCGGCACTCCGGAGTGGCTAGGAAATGTCATAATTTCTGTTTTTGTTGCTGTTGTCATATGCTTCACTCTCTCTTACATCATTTCATATGTCCATCTTTCAG ATGCAAAAAGATCAATCATCCTTGCAACTAGCGTCCTGTTTGGCCTCTCATTCATTTTCATATTATCTGGTATTCTTCCTCCATTTACTGGAGATGCTGCCAGAGCTGTGAAT GTTGTGCATGTTGTGGATACAACAGGAAGCTATGGGAATAAGCAAGATCCTAGCTCATATGTATCTCTATTTTCTGCAACTCCTGGAAAATTGACAAAGGAGGCTGAAGAGATTGATGAGGGACTCTCATGTGGTAGAGACAAGGTGGTTGATTTTGTTACCTTTTCTGTCGAATATGGTTGCTGGACTTATGAGGATCCAAAAACTAAGGGCGGATGGGGTGATGCAGATGTTCCCACATTGCAAGTAAATAGTGACACCAAGGAGGATAAACGAATGACACTAGTTTCAATTGATACAAAAGCTTCTATGCGGTGGTCTCTTGCAATCAATACTGATGAAATAGAAGATTTCATCCTTACAG GGAATTCAGAGGAATTAGTTCCTTCCGGTAACAAGAGCAGCATAGATGGATGGCATATAATTCAGTTTTCAGGAGGGAAAGAAGCTCCTAGAAACTTCGAGTTAACACTTTTGTGGGCAAAGAAAGGTAAGAAGTTTACTCACAGTGTGGATGGACAAACGATGAAGGACAAACGGCCCCTGTTAAAGCTTAGAACAGATGTTGACCGTATAACTCCAAAAGCTGAAAGCATTCTGAAAAAGCTTCCTCAATGGTGTTCTCAGTTTGGAAAGTCCACATCTCCCTATAATCTGGCATTTCTGAGCAGTGTTCCTGTTGATTTCTAG
- the LOC8279055 gene encoding endoplasmic reticulum metallopeptidase 1 isoform X1 produces MQTQAHSLNSIREMRKRVDTSSSSSESKPSTSQEAINEESISNNVVLINGSTIRRSGFVWLIIFGLTIYSSWAVYTYQFQNLPVPLTPEQAGKRGFSEVAAMKHIRALTQLGPHPVGSDSLDLALQYVLEAAENIKKTAHWEVDVQVDLFHTKSGSNRLASGLFKGKTLVYSDLNHILLRILPKYASEAGENAILISSHIDTVFSTEGAGDCSSCVAVMLELARGISQWAHGFKNGIIFLFNTGEEEGLNGAHSFITQHPWSTTIRMAVDLEAMGIGGKSGIFQAGPDPWVIENYATAAKYPSGNVLAQDLFASGVIKSATDFQVYKEVAGLSGLDFAYTDNSGVYHTKNDKLELLKPGSLQHLGENMLAFLLQIGPASHLPKDKRTVEEGKSSRDTAVFFDILGTYMIVYNQRFASMLQNSVIMQSLLIWAASLLMGGYSAAISLGLSCLSAILTLVFSISFSVFVAFILPQVSSSPVPYVANPWLVVGLFGAPALIGAMTGQHFGYFILRMYLSSVYSKRKQLSSVIQADVVKLETERWLFKSGFLQWLVLLILGNYYRIVSSYMALFWLVPPAFAYGLLEATLTPARLPRPLKLATLLMGLAVPIVISAGTFIRLAGTLIGIVVRFDRNPGGTPEWLGNVIISVFVAVVICFTLSYIISYVHLSDAKRSIILATSVLFGLSFIFILSGILPPFTGDAARAVNVVHVVDTTGSYGNKQDPSSYVSLFSATPGKLTKEAEEIDEGLSCGRDKVVDFVTFSVEYGCWTYEDPKTKGGWGDADVPTLQVNSDTKEDKRMTLVSIDTKASMRWSLAINTDEIEDFILTGNSEELVPSGNKSSIDGWHIIQFSGGKEAPRNFELTLLWAKKGKKFTHSVDGQTMKDKRPLLKLRTDVDRITPKAESILKKLPQWCSQFGKSTSPYNLAFLSSVPVDF; encoded by the exons ATGCAGACACAAGCACACTCACTCAATTCAATTAGAGAAATGCGTAAAAGGGTCgatacttcttcttcttcgtcaGAATCGAAACCATCAACCAGTCAAGAAGCCATAAACGAAGAATCCATTAGCAATAATGTTGTTTTAATAAATGGAAGCACAATTAGGAGGTCAGGATTTGTATGGCTGATAATATTTGGGTTAACCATATACTCTTCATGGGCTGTTTATACTTATCAATTCCAGAATTTGCCCGTGCCTCTTACACCCGAACAAGCAGGCAAAAGGGGGTTTTCAGAAGTGGCGGCTATGAAACATATTCGTGCTTTAACTCAATTGGGTCCTCACCCTGTTGGCTCTGATTCTCTTGATCTGGCTTTACAG TATGTTTTGGAAGCAGCAGAAAACATTAAGAAAACAGCTCATTGGGAGGTTGACGTACAAGTAGATCTTTTCCATACAAAATCTGGCTCAAATCGTCTGGCCAGTGGCCTCTTTAAGGGGAAAACACTTGTTTATTCAGATCTTAATCACATCTTACTAAGAATCTTGCCGAAATATGCATCTGAAGCAGGAGAAAATGCTATTCTCATCTCTTCCCATATTGACACTGTCTTTTCAAC GGAAGGTGCTGGAGATTGCAGTTCATGTGTGGCTGTTATGTTGGAACTTGCTAGAGGAATTTCTCAGTGGGCTCATGGATTCAAGAATGgcatcatatttttatttaacacCGGGGAGGAGGAAGGTCTAAATGGTGCTCATAGCTTTATAACTCAG CATCCTTGGAGTACAACTATTCGCATGGCTGTTGATTTGGAGGCCATGGGAATTGGAGGGAAGTCTGGCATTTTTCAG GCTGGTCCTGATCCATGGGTTATTGAGAATTATGCAACAGCAGCAAAATATCCATCCGGAAATGTCTTAGCACAG GATCTATTTGCATCTGGAGTGATTAAATCTGCCACAGATTTCCAAGTATACAAAGAGGTTGCTGGTCTTTCAGGGCTTGACTTTGCTTACACAGATAATAGTGGTGTATATCACACTAAg AATGACAAATTAGAGCTCCTCAAACCTGGATCTCTTCAGCATCTTGGAGAGAACATGCTTGCCTTTTTGCTTCAGATTGGTCCGGCATCTCATCTTCCAAAAGACAAGAGAACCGTGGAAGAGGGCAAAAGCAGCCGTGACACTGCTGtattttttgacattttg GGGACATATATGATTGTATATAATCAACGTTTTGCAAGCATGCTTCAGAATTCAGTGATAATGCAGTCACTTCTAATATGGGCGGCATCACTGCTTATGGGTGGTTATTCAGCTGCCATTTCATTGGGCTTGTCATGCCTCAGTGCCATCCTCACATTGGTATTTTCAATAAGTTTCTCTGTTTTTGTGGCCTTCATTCTACCCCAAGTATCTTCATCACCAGTGCCCTATGTTGCGAACCCTTGGTTAGTTGTTGGGTTATTTGGTGCACCTGCGCTTATTGGGGCAATGACTGGCCAAcattttggttattttattcttcGAATGTATTTATCGAGTGTATACTCCAAGAGAAAGCAGCTTTCATCTGTTATCCAAGCTGATGTGGTCAAGCTTGAGACTGAAAGATGGCTGTTTAAATCTGGTTTTCTTCAATGGCTTGTCCTTCTGATATTGGGAAATTATTACAGAATTGTATCATCTTATATGGCACTTTTTTGGCTAGTTCCACCTGCATTTGCAT ATGGCTTGCTTGAAGCAACTCTAACCCCAGCACGGTTGCCAAGGCCTCTCAAACTTGCAACCCTACTGATGGGCTTGGCTGTACCAATTGTAATTTCTGCAGGAACTTTTATTCGCCTGGCTGGCACTCTAATAGGGATTGTGGTTCGATTTGATAG GAACCCCGGCGGCACTCCGGAGTGGCTAGGAAATGTCATAATTTCTGTTTTTGTTGCTGTTGTCATATGCTTCACTCTCTCTTACATCATTTCATATGTCCATCTTTCAG ATGCAAAAAGATCAATCATCCTTGCAACTAGCGTCCTGTTTGGCCTCTCATTCATTTTCATATTATCTGGTATTCTTCCTCCATTTACTGGAGATGCTGCCAGAGCTGTGAAT GTTGTGCATGTTGTGGATACAACAGGAAGCTATGGGAATAAGCAAGATCCTAGCTCATATGTATCTCTATTTTCTGCAACTCCTGGAAAATTGACAAAGGAGGCTGAAGAGATTGATGAGGGACTCTCATGTGGTAGAGACAAGGTGGTTGATTTTGTTACCTTTTCTGTCGAATATGGTTGCTGGACTTATGAGGATCCAAAAACTAAGGGCGGATGGGGTGATGCAGATGTTCCCACATTGCAAGTAAATAGTGACACCAAGGAGGATAAACGAATGACACTAGTTTCAATTGATACAAAAGCTTCTATGCGGTGGTCTCTTGCAATCAATACTGATGAAATAGAAGATTTCATCCTTACAG GGAATTCAGAGGAATTAGTTCCTTCCGGTAACAAGAGCAGCATAGATGGATGGCATATAATTCAGTTTTCAGGAGGGAAAGAAGCTCCTAGAAACTTCGAGTTAACACTTTTGTGGGCAAAGAAAGGTAAGAAGTTTACTCACAGTGTGGATGGACAAACGATGAAGGACAAACGGCCCCTGTTAAAGCTTAGAACAGATGTTGACCGTATAACTCCAAAAGCTGAAAGCATTCTGAAAAAGCTTCCTCAATGGTGTTCTCAGTTTGGAAAGTCCACATCTCCCTATAATCTGGCATTTCTGAGCAGTGTTCCTGTTGATTTCTAG
- the LOC8279056 gene encoding putative pentatricopeptide repeat-containing protein At5g59900 isoform X3, whose translation MTQVRSLCELKDFNKAKEMIHWMEFNQCKLSIVVYNVLIHGLCKSRRIWEALEIKNCLMQKGLEANVVTYCTLILGLCKIQEFEFGMGMLNEMIELGFVPSEAAVSGLIEGLRRKGRIGDAFDLVNNAGKVGVVPNLFEYNALINSLCKDGKFNEAELLFKEMGEKGLCANHITYSILIDSFCRRGEMDNAIGFLDKMTKASIEFTVYPYNSLINGYCKLGNASAAKYYFDEMIDKGLTPTVVTYTSLISGYCNEGEWHKAFKVYNEMTAKGISPNTYTFTAIISGLCRANMMAEAIRLFGEMKERKIMPSEVTYNVMIEGHCRSGNISEAFHLLDEMVGKGFVPDTYTYRPLISGLCSVGRVSEAKEFVDDLHKDHHKLNNMCYSALVHGYCKEGRFKDAVSACRVMVERGVAMDLVCYAILIDGTAREHDTRALFGLLKEMHNHGLRPDAVIYTNMIDRHSKAGNLKEAFGLWDIMVDEGCLPNVVTYTALINGLCKAGLMDKAELLSKETLVSDVTPNHITYGCFLDHLTRGGNMEKAVQLHHAMLKGFLATTVSYNILIRGFCRLGKIEEATKLLHGMTDNDILPDYITYSTIIYEQCKRSNLQEAIKLWHTMLDKGLKPDTLAYSFLVHGCCIAGELEKAFELRDEMIRRGMRSNHVTPKS comes from the coding sequence TCAGAAGCTTGTGCGAGTTGAAGGATTTTAATAAGGCGAAGGAGATGATTCATTGGATGGAGTTTAATCAGTGTAAATTGAGTATAGTGGTGTATAATGTGTTGATTCACGGGCTTTGTAAAAGCCGGAGAATTTGGGAGGCTCTTGAAATTAAGAATTGTTTGATGCAGAAGGGATTGGAGGCGAATGTGGTTACTTATTGTACCTTAATACTTGGATTATGCAAGATACAGGAGTTTGAGTTTGGTATGGGGATGTTGAacgaaatgattgaattgggATTTGTACCAAGTGAGGCAGCTGTTTCAGGTCTTATTGAGGGGTTGAGGAGGAAGGGGAGGATTGGGGATGCTTTTGATTTGGTCAACAATGCTGGAAAAGTTGGTGTAGTACCTAATTTGTTTGAATACAATGCATTGATCAATTCTTTGTGTAAAGATGGAAAGTTTAATGAAGCAGAGTTACTTTTCAAAGAAATGGGAGAGAAAGGGTTATGTGCAAATCATATAACTTACTCAATTCTGATTGATTCATTTTGTAGAAGAGGTGAAATGGATAATGCAATTGGTTTTCTTGATAAAATGACTAAAGCAAGCATTGAATTCACAGTCTATCCCTATAATTCCTTGATAAATGGCTACTGCAAGTTGGGGAATGCGAGTGCAGCAAAGTATTATTTTGATGAGATGATCGACAAAGGATTGACACCGACGGTGGTAACATATACATCATTGATAAGTGGATACTGCAATGAAGGGGAGTGGCATAAGGCATTTAAGGTGTATAACGAGATGACTGCAAAGGGAATTTCTCCAAATACATACACCTTCACTGCAATTATATCGGGCCTCTGTCGAGCAAATATGATGGCTGAGGCAATTAGATTGTTTGgtgaaatgaaagaaagaaaaatcatgcCAAGTGAGGTCACTTATAATGTTATGATTGAAGGACATTGTAGAAGTGGAAACATATCAGAAGCCTTTCATTTGCTTGATGAAATGGTAGGGAAAGGTTTTGTTCCAGATACATATACCTATAGGCCTCTCATAAGTGGTCTTTGTTCTGTAGGCAGAGTATCTGAAGCCAAAGAATTTGTTGATGACCTTCACAAGGATCATCACAAGTTAAATAATATGTGTTACAGCGCACTTGTGCATGGTTATTGCAAAGAAGGAAGATTCAAAGATGCAGTGAGTGCTTGTCGTGTGATGGTGGAGAGAGGCGTTGCCATGGATCTTGTGTGCTATGCCATACTTATAGATGGAACTGCAAGAGAACATGATACTAGAGCATTATTTGGCCTTTTGAAGGAGATGCATAATCATGGATTGAGGCCTGATGCTGTAATATATACCAACATGATTGATAGACACAGCAAGGCAGGGAATCTTAAGGAGGCATTTGGGCTTTGGGATATAATGGTCGACGAAGGATGTCTTCCAAATGTTGTAACTTACACTGCTCTAATAAATGGTTTATGTAAAGCAGGATTAATGGATAAGGCTGAGCTTCTCTCTAAGGAAACATTGGTTAGCGATGTGACTCCGAATCATATCACATATGGTTGTTTCCTTGATCATCTTACTAGGGGCGGGAACATGGAGAAAGCTGTACAGCTTCATCATGCAATGCTTAAAGGATTTTTGGCAACTACTGTTTCATATAATATTCTTATCCGGGGCTTCTGCAGATTGGGAAAGATTGAGGAAGCAACCAAGCTCCTACATGGCATGACAGACAATGATATTTTGCCAGATTACATCACTTATTCGACAATTATCTATGAGCAATGCAAAAGGAGTAATTTACAAGAAGCTATCAAATTGTGGCACACAATGCTAGACAAGGGTCTAAAACCTGATACGCTAGCATACAGTTTTTTGGTACATGGTTGCTGCATCGCAGGAGAATTAGAAAAGGCTTTTGAATTGCGGGATGAGATGATAAGAAGAGGTATGAGATCAAACCATGTTACACCCAAGAGCTGA